The proteins below come from a single Saccharophagus degradans 2-40 genomic window:
- the tssG gene encoding type VI secretion system baseplate subunit TssG, translating to MSATDRFSAAYINADTVVDGMDKNISFFFLVSLLERAHQCAQQQASSVVGQLGSDSQPQDESLRFKTKYDLAFRASSIASVKPAAGEGGGVINKYLVVVNFIGLAGAAGVLPLHYTRLIMDRLKQRDKAMADFLDIFHHRLVSLFYRAWQKYKFTAQYEASLVLGKKDVFSTVIESLAGVSEQERFELQSYYAGHFAKKVRTVSSLRAVLMDYFGLPVEVNSFKGQWLQIEKRDQFCLSSKAKKQRLGAGILLGKRCWDVQSKIEIDVGPMSLEQYQRKGPGTEFFKSARKLMNRFLPAHINADMHFKVENKADFSLPLGKGLRLQRNGWLKSTKKDPLIATVSINRNE from the coding sequence ATGTCCGCCACGGATAGGTTTTCAGCAGCTTATATAAATGCTGATACCGTCGTTGACGGTATGGATAAAAATATAAGTTTTTTCTTTTTAGTTAGCTTGCTGGAGCGGGCGCATCAATGCGCGCAACAGCAGGCAAGCTCTGTTGTGGGGCAGTTGGGTAGTGACAGCCAACCACAGGATGAATCCCTTCGGTTTAAAACTAAATACGACCTTGCTTTTAGAGCTTCCTCCATTGCCAGTGTTAAGCCTGCAGCGGGTGAGGGCGGCGGTGTAATAAATAAGTATTTGGTGGTTGTTAATTTTATTGGGCTTGCCGGCGCTGCAGGAGTGTTGCCTTTACACTACACGCGTTTAATTATGGATCGTCTTAAACAACGCGATAAGGCAATGGCCGACTTTTTGGATATTTTTCATCATAGATTGGTATCGCTATTTTATCGAGCCTGGCAAAAATATAAGTTTACAGCGCAATACGAAGCTAGCTTGGTGCTAGGAAAGAAGGACGTATTTAGCACTGTTATAGAAAGCTTGGCTGGAGTTAGTGAGCAAGAGCGTTTTGAGTTACAGAGCTACTACGCTGGGCATTTTGCCAAAAAAGTTCGCACGGTTAGCTCCCTACGAGCTGTTCTGATGGATTATTTTGGGTTGCCAGTAGAGGTGAATAGTTTTAAAGGGCAGTGGCTGCAAATAGAAAAGCGCGATCAGTTTTGCCTTTCTTCTAAGGCTAAAAAGCAACGACTTGGTGCAGGCATATTACTAGGTAAAAGATGTTGGGATGTGCAAAGTAAAATTGAGATAGACGTAGGCCCTATGTCTCTCGAGCAATATCAACGAAAAGGGCCTGGTACAGAATTTTTTAAAAGTGCCCGTAAACTTATGAACCGGTTTTTGCCGGCGCACATTAATGCTGATATGCATTTCAAAGTGGAGAATAAGGCCGACTTTAGTCTGCCGCTTGGAAAAGGATTACGCCTGCAGCGCAACGGTTGGTTAAAAAGCACTAAAAAAGACCCACTTATCGCTACGGTATCAATTAATAGGAACGAGTGA
- the tssH gene encoding type VI secretion system ATPase TssH — protein sequence MEFEKLVKNLSNESKELFEKSIALASSRSHFYIDVEHWLTEALAEEQREIIAILKHFNVDVDRVHADLDLALENTKTGNDGFPKISPDIVRLLFEAWMIASSQYASVQVLPVHILLALVDSAGLKTKIGKISKQFEAISGEEIRTQCETLLRGEALQDQGEATNKKLTKTPSLDQFTTNLTQQAKDGKIDSILGRDDEIRQIIDVLCRRKQNNPILTGEAGVGKTAVVEGLAVKIAQGDVPTAIENVEIRSLDLGLLQAGAGVKGEFENRLKNVIKEVQQSVQSIILFIDEAHTLIGAGNQAGSGDAANLLKPALARGELRTIAATTWAEYKKYFESDAALTRRFQVVKVEEPSVDKAIIMLRNAAPTLEQHHKVVILDAAVSASVNLSHRYIPGRQLPDKCVSLLDTACARVNLSQNTTPARIVQYSQEIKNIEFEIERLNQEAEKGYEHSASIVELEVKKVGITERYQSLCARWEQEKQIINQINSAREKAEEKVQDSDNEESATDLTNTLIAELRVKLKSISGSQPLIYECVDEQVVAEVVADWTGIPVGRMQSDEIQNVLSLEQTMEKRVIGQSHGLKLISKAVQTARAKLSDPKRPLGVFMLVGPSGVGKTETALTLAEQLYGSEQNMTVINMSEFKEEHKVSMLMGSPPGYVGYGEGGVLTEAVRRKPYSVVLLDEMEKAHPGVQDIFYQVFDKGILRDGEGRDIDFKNTVIIMTSNTASAQIEQLCIDPETKPEPKALLEAIEGTLRETYKPAFLGRINLIPYYPLDEQCLSEIAVMQLHAIQQRVETNYKVELNYSDKLVEHVVSLCAQSDTGARKISALLNNTLLPVLAEKILTEIALDKALESVEVDVSEEGEFVVKINSKKENTDDMKIKKTVTG from the coding sequence ATGGAATTTGAAAAGTTAGTTAAAAACCTATCGAATGAAAGCAAAGAGCTATTCGAGAAATCTATTGCGTTGGCGTCTTCGCGCTCGCACTTTTATATTGATGTTGAGCACTGGCTTACCGAAGCTCTTGCAGAGGAACAGCGTGAAATAATAGCGATATTGAAACACTTTAACGTCGATGTGGATCGCGTGCATGCGGATTTGGATTTGGCGCTAGAGAACACAAAAACAGGGAATGATGGGTTTCCTAAAATATCGCCAGACATTGTGCGGCTATTGTTTGAAGCTTGGATGATCGCTTCCAGTCAGTATGCGTCTGTGCAGGTTTTACCCGTGCATATATTGTTGGCGCTAGTAGATAGTGCTGGTCTTAAAACAAAAATTGGTAAAATATCTAAACAATTCGAGGCTATTAGTGGTGAAGAAATTCGCACTCAGTGCGAAACCTTGTTGCGCGGTGAAGCGCTGCAAGACCAGGGTGAAGCTACTAACAAAAAATTAACTAAAACACCCAGCTTAGATCAGTTCACAACAAACCTTACTCAGCAAGCCAAGGATGGGAAAATAGACTCAATTCTTGGGCGTGATGACGAAATAAGACAGATCATCGATGTACTGTGCAGAAGAAAACAGAACAACCCCATTTTAACGGGGGAGGCTGGTGTTGGTAAAACAGCTGTTGTAGAAGGTTTGGCCGTTAAAATTGCGCAGGGGGATGTTCCCACTGCGATAGAAAATGTAGAAATTAGAAGTTTAGATTTAGGCTTACTACAAGCAGGGGCTGGAGTAAAGGGCGAGTTCGAAAACAGGCTTAAGAATGTAATTAAAGAGGTACAGCAGTCTGTACAGTCCATAATTTTGTTTATCGATGAGGCTCATACACTTATTGGTGCGGGCAATCAGGCCGGTAGCGGAGATGCTGCCAATCTATTAAAGCCTGCTTTGGCGCGCGGTGAGTTGCGCACAATAGCAGCAACTACCTGGGCCGAGTACAAAAAGTATTTTGAATCAGATGCCGCACTTACTCGGCGCTTTCAGGTTGTGAAAGTAGAGGAGCCGAGTGTAGATAAAGCCATTATTATGCTTCGCAATGCTGCTCCAACCTTAGAGCAACATCACAAGGTAGTAATACTTGACGCCGCGGTTAGCGCTTCGGTTAATTTATCCCACCGCTACATTCCTGGTCGTCAACTACCTGATAAGTGTGTAAGCCTACTCGATACCGCCTGCGCGCGTGTAAATCTTAGTCAAAACACCACGCCTGCTCGAATTGTTCAATATTCACAGGAAATAAAAAACATTGAGTTTGAAATTGAGCGGTTAAATCAAGAAGCTGAAAAAGGTTACGAGCACTCAGCGAGTATTGTTGAACTTGAAGTTAAAAAGGTAGGTATTACCGAGCGCTACCAAAGCCTATGCGCGAGATGGGAACAAGAAAAGCAGATAATTAATCAAATTAATAGTGCGCGTGAAAAGGCTGAGGAAAAAGTACAGGATTCTGATAATGAAGAAAGTGCGACTGATTTAACAAATACGTTAATAGCAGAGTTGCGCGTCAAATTAAAAAGTATTTCTGGTAGTCAGCCTCTAATTTATGAATGCGTAGATGAGCAGGTTGTAGCAGAGGTTGTAGCTGACTGGACAGGAATACCCGTTGGCCGTATGCAAAGTGACGAGATTCAAAATGTATTGTCGCTAGAGCAAACAATGGAAAAACGTGTGATTGGGCAGAGTCACGGCTTAAAGCTTATTTCTAAAGCTGTTCAAACTGCAAGAGCGAAACTAAGTGACCCTAAGCGGCCATTAGGCGTATTTATGTTGGTTGGCCCAAGTGGTGTGGGTAAAACAGAAACGGCACTAACCTTAGCTGAACAGTTATACGGATCAGAACAAAATATGACCGTCATTAACATGTCAGAATTTAAAGAGGAGCATAAGGTATCTATGCTTATGGGGTCGCCCCCCGGTTATGTTGGATATGGCGAGGGTGGCGTGCTTACCGAAGCCGTCAGACGCAAGCCCTATAGTGTTGTGCTATTAGACGAAATGGAAAAGGCGCATCCAGGCGTACAAGATATTTTTTATCAGGTTTTTGATAAGGGTATTTTGCGAGACGGCGAAGGTAGAGATATAGATTTTAAAAATACTGTAATAATAATGACAAGTAATACAGCCAGCGCTCAAATAGAACAACTGTGCATCGACCCCGAAACTAAGCCCGAGCCAAAAGCATTGCTTGAAGCAATAGAGGGTACCTTGCGTGAAACATATAAACCTGCCTTTTTGGGGCGTATCAATTTGATTCCATACTACCCGCTAGATGAGCAGTGTTTATCTGAAATTGCGGTAATGCAATTACATGCTATTCAGCAACGAGTGGAAACTAATTATAAAGTTGAGCTGAATTATTCAGATAAACTTGTTGAGCATGTTGTGTCATTGTGTGCGCAATCCGACACTGGAGCACGAAAAATATCTGCCTTGTTAAATAACACTTTGCTGCCAGTGTTGGCAGAGAAAATACTTACCGAGATAGCATTGGATAAGGCTTTGGAGTCTGTTGAGGTAGATGTAAGCGAAGAAGGGGAATTTGTTGTTAAAATAAATTCAAAAAAAGAAAATACAGACGACATGAAAATTAAAAAAACGGTAACTGGATAA
- a CDS encoding Hcp family type VI secretion system effector, protein MSIFVNYEGIKGESSDSGHKGWMDVEAVSWGVGRNITSNSSTQGDRESSNAVISDLHVTRYMDSSTPKLFIESCCGTGKEVKIHLSKTGSGSGADVYMEYTLKNALISSYSVNAVSQDNHRPTETFTITFVDVEVKYTPYDEDGNAEAAIAVGFDTASNVKR, encoded by the coding sequence ATGTCTATTTTTGTAAATTATGAAGGAATCAAAGGTGAGTCTTCAGATAGCGGCCATAAAGGATGGATGGACGTTGAAGCCGTTTCGTGGGGAGTTGGTCGTAACATTACCTCTAACAGTTCTACACAGGGCGATAGAGAGTCTTCTAACGCTGTAATCAGTGATTTGCACGTTACTCGCTACATGGATAGCTCTACTCCAAAGCTATTTATCGAGTCATGTTGTGGTACTGGTAAAGAAGTAAAAATTCACCTAAGCAAAACAGGTTCTGGCTCTGGTGCAGACGTGTATATGGAATACACTTTGAAAAATGCACTTATCAGCAGCTACTCTGTAAACGCTGTTAGTCAAGACAATCATCGTCCTACCGAAACTTTCACCATTACATTCGTTGATGTTGAAGTTAAGTACACTCCGTACGACGAAGATGGCAATGCTGAAGCTGCTATTGCAGTTGGCTTCGATACCGCATCTAACGTTAAGCGTTAA
- a CDS encoding type VI secretion system Vgr family protein: MANAESTQDKNLVRVSTVLPDNALIATRLSISETLSEGFSIVVTAFSEKRHDLTAEDLVGTPLTAVLVQQDNSLRYFNGYIQEITATGSERAGQRSTYKLTVVSWLQLLSGKRRDNRIFQEKNVKQIIEEVFKPLGSIADYKFDISGEHPEWRYCTQYDETDLNFFNRLCQREGLAYYFLHDNGAHKLHIVDVANIRSLADNKPKIVEIQAGTPAFDHFSHWQSTGKFVAGTYTQRTYNYLKPTQLIEGSEKIKGDALKIPKVTDIEYYSYSEQFHTSEEGKGSVSTKGHGASQAVISQGAGNCRHLKVGHTIQVALPGAANFADKGKEFTLTNVTINADDTSGVMNCFVEALPKGNLLFPASSTPTINSLQTAVVTGPKGEEIHTDQLGRIKAQFHWDRAGKKDENSTCWLRVMQGFAGNNYGAHFTPRIGHEVVVAFENGNPDRPFVIGSLFHQEHKPPYSEQLGSRSGVRTRSTKGGGETNFNELYFEDTKGKEEVYFQAEKDLNAVVKNDETREVGNDQTSAIKHDRKMDVGNDHTETIKNKQTITVGKDQQNNIKNNQITEVGKKSVHKVGKELVLEAGSKIILKVGGSSIEITGSKIAINSSGQVDVDGGKVKLN; the protein is encoded by the coding sequence ATGGCCAACGCTGAATCTACGCAAGATAAAAATCTAGTTAGAGTTAGTACTGTATTACCCGATAATGCACTAATTGCAACGCGTTTATCTATTTCTGAAACCCTGTCGGAAGGTTTTTCTATTGTTGTGACGGCCTTTTCTGAGAAGCGTCACGATTTAACTGCAGAAGATTTAGTTGGAACGCCCCTCACTGCAGTGTTAGTTCAGCAAGATAACTCTTTGCGCTATTTTAACGGCTATATTCAAGAAATTACTGCTACTGGCAGTGAACGAGCAGGGCAAAGAAGTACTTATAAGCTAACGGTTGTGTCTTGGTTGCAGTTGTTGTCGGGAAAGCGCAGGGATAATCGTATTTTCCAAGAGAAAAATGTTAAACAGATTATAGAAGAAGTGTTCAAGCCCTTAGGGTCTATCGCAGATTACAAATTCGATATTAGTGGCGAGCACCCAGAGTGGCGCTACTGTACACAATACGATGAAACAGATCTAAATTTCTTTAATCGGTTGTGTCAAAGAGAAGGGCTGGCCTACTATTTTTTACATGATAATGGCGCCCATAAACTGCATATCGTCGATGTGGCTAATATTCGTTCCCTTGCGGATAACAAGCCTAAAATAGTCGAGATTCAAGCTGGTACACCAGCTTTTGATCATTTCTCTCATTGGCAAAGTACTGGTAAGTTTGTTGCTGGCACGTATACACAGCGAACATATAATTATTTAAAGCCTACGCAGTTAATTGAAGGCTCGGAAAAAATTAAAGGCGATGCGCTTAAAATCCCAAAAGTTACGGATATAGAGTACTACTCCTATAGCGAGCAATTTCATACCTCGGAAGAGGGTAAGGGTAGCGTATCTACAAAAGGTCATGGTGCCAGTCAGGCTGTGATTTCGCAGGGAGCGGGCAACTGTAGGCATTTAAAAGTTGGCCATACTATACAAGTGGCTCTGCCTGGTGCGGCAAACTTCGCCGATAAAGGCAAAGAGTTTACTTTAACGAATGTTACTATTAATGCAGACGACACCTCTGGTGTAATGAATTGCTTTGTAGAAGCGTTACCTAAAGGAAATTTATTATTTCCGGCCAGCTCTACCCCAACCATTAATAGCTTACAAACGGCGGTGGTAACTGGGCCAAAAGGCGAAGAAATACATACCGATCAATTAGGTCGAATTAAAGCACAGTTTCACTGGGACCGAGCCGGTAAAAAGGATGAAAACTCAACCTGTTGGCTAAGGGTGATGCAGGGCTTTGCTGGGAACAATTATGGTGCCCACTTTACACCTCGAATCGGCCACGAAGTGGTTGTGGCGTTTGAAAACGGCAACCCAGATAGACCATTTGTTATAGGGTCATTGTTTCACCAAGAGCATAAGCCACCGTATTCTGAGCAGCTTGGCTCGCGTTCTGGAGTAAGAACCCGTTCTACCAAAGGTGGTGGCGAAACAAATTTTAACGAGTTGTACTTCGAGGACACCAAGGGTAAAGAAGAAGTCTATTTCCAAGCAGAAAAAGACTTAAACGCTGTTGTAAAAAACGATGAAACGCGTGAGGTTGGCAACGATCAAACATCCGCAATAAAACACGATCGTAAAATGGATGTTGGTAACGACCATACTGAAACAATTAAAAATAAGCAGACTATCACTGTTGGTAAAGATCAACAAAACAATATTAAGAATAATCAAATTACAGAAGTAGGCAAAAAAAGCGTACACAAGGTGGGTAAAGAGTTAGTCTTGGAAGCGGGCAGTAAAATTATTCTTAAGGTTGGTGGCAGCTCTATTGAAATTACCGGCAGTAAAATCGCGATTAATTCGTCTGGTCAAGTGGATGTTGATGGTGGAAAAGTAAAGTTGAACTAA
- a CDS encoding M48 metallopeptidase family protein: MKTTKYLSAYPAELQQKIQRLFEQNRVADYLRSQYPSVHSVATDGDLREYAMELKNQYMKKTAPLSKVVYDNKIHVVNNALGLHTYVSRVQGGKLKAKNELRVSSVFKRTPEPFLNMIVVHELAHLKEKEHNKAFYQLCRHMQPNYHQLEFDVRVYLTHLEDVGPVYEP, from the coding sequence ATGAAAACCACCAAATACCTATCCGCATACCCCGCAGAGCTTCAGCAAAAAATTCAACGTTTGTTTGAACAAAATCGCGTAGCTGATTATTTGCGCAGTCAATACCCCTCTGTGCACAGCGTGGCGACGGATGGCGATTTGCGAGAATACGCGATGGAGCTAAAAAATCAATACATGAAAAAGACAGCCCCATTAAGTAAAGTGGTGTACGACAATAAAATTCATGTGGTGAACAATGCGCTAGGCCTGCATACCTATGTTTCTAGGGTACAAGGTGGCAAGTTAAAGGCTAAAAATGAGTTGCGAGTGAGCAGTGTATTTAAACGCACTCCCGAGCCGTTTCTTAATATGATTGTTGTGCACGAGTTGGCGCACTTAAAAGAAAAGGAGCATAACAAGGCGTTTTATCAGCTTTGTCGCCACATGCAGCCCAATTATCATCAGCTTGAGTTTGATGTGCGCGTGTACTTAACGCACTTAGAAGATGTAGGGCCCGTGTACGAGCCCTAA
- a CDS encoding glutathione S-transferase N-terminal domain-containing protein encodes MAIIRYILGRIILLLDWLFTPKSVKRDPELQAQLDLKMANYTLYQYLACPFCVKVRRALKRNSLLVETRDAKRCETTKKELLEGGGKLKVPCLRIEGNDGSVSWLYQSSDIIHYLEAQIPR; translated from the coding sequence ATGGCAATTATTAGATACATACTTGGACGCATAATCCTGCTATTGGATTGGCTTTTTACCCCCAAAAGCGTAAAACGCGACCCAGAGCTGCAAGCACAGCTAGACCTAAAGATGGCGAACTATACCTTATACCAATACCTTGCATGCCCCTTTTGCGTAAAAGTACGCCGCGCACTAAAACGCAATAGCCTTTTGGTAGAAACTCGAGATGCAAAACGCTGCGAGACGACAAAGAAAGAACTTTTAGAGGGTGGCGGTAAGCTAAAAGTACCCTGCTTAAGAATTGAGGGTAACGATGGCAGCGTGAGCTGGCTTTACCAGTCATCCGATATTATTCATTATTTAGAAGCGCAAATACCGCGCTAA
- a CDS encoding group II truncated hemoglobin yields MIVRLNEYGYGQGDASYKAAGEIEGITRLVDAFYHFMDTLPEAAKLRSMHAQSLAESRKKLAYFLSGWLGGPRLYAQHFGSINIPGAHRHLAATPEDADAWMLCMAKAVDLQPYEPSFKQYLLQQLRVPADRIVEAGRKPL; encoded by the coding sequence TTGATAGTACGGTTGAATGAGTATGGTTATGGCCAAGGTGACGCCTCATATAAAGCCGCAGGTGAGATAGAAGGCATTACCCGTTTGGTGGATGCGTTTTACCATTTTATGGATACTCTGCCAGAGGCAGCTAAACTGCGCAGCATGCATGCTCAGAGCTTGGCAGAGTCGCGTAAAAAGCTGGCATATTTTCTATCTGGCTGGCTTGGAGGCCCTAGGCTGTATGCTCAACATTTTGGTTCTATTAATATTCCTGGTGCCCATAGGCACCTAGCTGCAACTCCTGAAGACGCAGATGCTTGGATGCTGTGTATGGCAAAAGCCGTAGACCTGCAACCCTACGAACCCAGCTTTAAGCAATATCTATTGCAGCAGTTGCGCGTACCGGCGGATCGAATTGTTGAGGCTGGTAGAAAACCCCTTTAG
- a CDS encoding DNA topoisomerase III — MRLFIAEKPSLGRAIADVLPKPHSRGDGFIRCGNGDVVSWCIGHLLEQAEPEAYNPVFKQWRLEHLPIIPDQWQLKPKSKTRKQLTALRKLVKEATCIVHAGDPDREGQLLVDQVIDFLGVKGAKRESVQRCLINDLNPAAVKRSLDTLRSNKEFIPLATSALARSRADWLYGINMTRAYTLQGRKVGYEGLLSVGRVQTPILGMVVERDRAIEEFVSKPFYEVLAHLTTLTGEPTAFTAKWLPSEACEPYMDEDGRVLSKKLAQNVIARITGENGVVEKVDKKAKAQAAPLPYNLSSLQIDAAKRFGFAAQKVLDICQNLYEKHKLITYPRSDSRYLPADHWHQANDVLQAISANVAELVQSVSGANSKLKSKAWNDAKVDAHHAIIPTAKKVSFSSITSEEQKVYSLIARQYVCQFYPKWEYSDTVIHLKIAGGQFVSKARLTHKQGWKVLFERKGGEPNPKDDDEFPSLTLPDLHVGQSVACRQGELLEKQTQPPKYFTDASLLAAMTGIARYVTDPDIKKILKDTDGLGTEATRAGIIELLFKRNFLVRKGKQIHSTPAARGLVAALPSSATTPDMTAQWELVLNAISIREAQYTTFMKPLVASLQTLIAESQRNLPIGLKGVAAKPKAFKRRRKVKAKSV; from the coding sequence ATGCGACTATTTATTGCCGAAAAACCCAGCCTAGGGCGCGCTATCGCCGACGTTTTACCAAAACCCCACTCGCGGGGTGATGGTTTTATTCGGTGCGGCAATGGCGACGTTGTTAGTTGGTGTATAGGGCATTTGTTAGAGCAAGCCGAGCCCGAAGCCTATAACCCAGTGTTCAAGCAGTGGCGTTTAGAGCATTTGCCTATCATTCCCGATCAATGGCAGCTAAAGCCAAAATCTAAAACCCGTAAGCAGCTAACGGCTTTGCGCAAATTGGTGAAGGAAGCCACCTGCATTGTGCACGCAGGCGACCCAGATCGTGAAGGGCAGTTATTAGTCGACCAAGTAATTGATTTTCTTGGGGTGAAAGGTGCAAAGCGCGAATCCGTTCAGCGCTGTTTAATTAACGATCTCAACCCCGCTGCCGTTAAACGCTCCCTCGATACATTGCGGTCAAATAAAGAATTTATTCCATTAGCCACGTCGGCGCTTGCTCGTTCGCGTGCAGATTGGTTATACGGTATTAACATGACTCGTGCCTATACCTTGCAAGGGCGTAAAGTGGGGTACGAAGGGCTGCTTTCTGTTGGGCGTGTGCAAACGCCCATACTGGGTATGGTTGTAGAGCGCGATAGGGCAATTGAAGAGTTTGTTTCAAAACCGTTTTACGAAGTATTAGCACATTTAACCACTTTAACTGGTGAGCCGACTGCATTTACCGCCAAATGGTTGCCAAGCGAGGCATGCGAGCCCTATATGGATGAAGATGGGCGTGTACTTAGCAAGAAGTTAGCCCAAAACGTTATTGCGCGCATAACGGGTGAAAATGGCGTTGTCGAAAAAGTAGATAAAAAAGCCAAAGCACAAGCCGCGCCGCTTCCTTATAATTTGTCGTCGTTACAAATAGATGCCGCAAAACGGTTTGGCTTTGCCGCACAAAAAGTGCTGGATATTTGCCAAAACCTATACGAAAAACACAAGCTTATTACTTACCCGCGTTCAGATAGCCGCTACTTGCCGGCGGATCATTGGCATCAAGCAAATGACGTTTTGCAAGCAATATCTGCCAATGTTGCCGAGCTAGTGCAGTCGGTGAGCGGTGCAAACAGCAAGTTAAAAAGTAAAGCATGGAATGATGCTAAAGTGGATGCGCACCATGCGATTATTCCAACTGCTAAGAAAGTATCGTTTTCATCGATAACCAGCGAAGAGCAAAAGGTATACAGCCTAATTGCTCGGCAATATGTTTGTCAGTTCTACCCCAAATGGGAATATTCTGACACGGTAATTCACCTAAAAATAGCTGGCGGACAATTTGTATCTAAAGCTCGTTTAACACATAAACAGGGTTGGAAGGTACTGTTTGAACGAAAGGGAGGTGAGCCTAACCCTAAAGATGACGACGAGTTTCCCTCACTTACGCTACCGGATTTACACGTGGGGCAGAGTGTTGCCTGCAGGCAGGGCGAGTTACTAGAAAAGCAAACCCAACCCCCCAAATATTTTACCGATGCCAGCCTGCTTGCCGCTATGACGGGCATCGCGCGTTACGTGACCGACCCCGATATTAAGAAAATACTTAAAGATACCGATGGTTTAGGTACCGAAGCGACACGCGCAGGCATTATCGAATTGCTATTTAAGCGCAATTTTCTTGTGCGAAAAGGCAAGCAAATACACTCCACCCCCGCAGCCAGGGGCTTGGTAGCGGCCTTGCCTAGCTCCGCCACAACACCAGATATGACCGCCCAGTGGGAATTGGTATTAAACGCAATTTCTATACGCGAAGCCCAATACACAACTTTTATGAAGCCATTGGTTGCTAGTTTGCAAACCCTTATTGCCGAGAGCCAGCGCAATTTGCCAATAGGCCTTAAAGGTGTTGCCGCTAAACCCAAGGCCTTTAAACGCAGGCGCAAGGTAAAAGCCAAGTCTGTTTAG
- a CDS encoding DUF3859 domain-containing protein, which produces MAKKKAEVKLDTWGIYTQWDSESKDLPRLLKMTRDIPCEKDIEFGYVVNIKKAKNRKLQYCIYHPDIPDEDGEPMAPFAGEVYIRQNDWNFFIGDTIWLPIENKAGPWRITLAIDGVIYTDETFNVFL; this is translated from the coding sequence ATGGCGAAAAAGAAAGCTGAAGTAAAATTAGATACTTGGGGAATATACACGCAGTGGGATAGTGAATCTAAAGACTTACCCCGGTTATTAAAAATGACTCGCGACATACCCTGTGAGAAAGACATCGAATTTGGCTATGTAGTAAATATAAAAAAAGCAAAAAACAGAAAGCTGCAATACTGTATTTATCACCCAGATATACCCGATGAAGATGGCGAGCCTATGGCTCCTTTCGCCGGCGAAGTGTATATCCGCCAAAACGATTGGAATTTTTTTATTGGTGATACTATTTGGTTGCCAATAGAAAATAAAGCTGGCCCGTGGCGTATTACGTTAGCTATTGATGGCGTTATTTATACCGATGAAACTTTTAACGTATTTTTATAG
- a CDS encoding dienelactone hydrolase family protein translates to MITRNEFVKLATATGEMQAQVFRPNVDGSFPCIIFYSEIFQITAPIARSANILAGLGFVVIVPEVFHELNPMGTVLGYDDAGKDKGNNDKWAKPLESHDSDTQAIIEFVQAQPYCTGKVGAMGVCIGGHLAFRAALNPNISGAFCLYPTDIHSNTLPCEPANDSFTRAKDITCEVVLVFGKQDPHVPVEGRQMMYMHFQAIGLNYQWLEVNAQHAFMRDEGERYDPALALEMYSKAQQFFQRTLA, encoded by the coding sequence ATGATTACTAGAAATGAATTTGTGAAGCTTGCTACTGCAACAGGCGAAATGCAGGCCCAAGTATTTCGTCCAAATGTTGATGGAAGCTTCCCTTGTATTATTTTTTATTCGGAAATATTTCAAATTACAGCGCCCATAGCCCGCAGTGCGAATATATTAGCCGGGTTGGGGTTTGTTGTAATAGTGCCAGAAGTGTTTCATGAGTTAAACCCAATGGGCACTGTGCTTGGTTATGACGATGCAGGCAAAGACAAAGGCAATAACGATAAGTGGGCCAAACCACTAGAAAGCCACGATAGCGACACGCAAGCAATAATAGAATTTGTACAGGCGCAACCCTATTGCACCGGCAAAGTTGGCGCAATGGGCGTATGTATTGGTGGGCACCTTGCTTTTAGAGCGGCTTTAAACCCTAATATTTCCGGTGCGTTTTGTTTATACCCAACGGACATTCACAGCAACACTCTACCTTGCGAGCCAGCAAACGACAGCTTCACCCGCGCTAAAGACATAACCTGCGAAGTGGTATTAGTTTTTGGTAAGCAAGACCCGCACGTGCCTGTCGAGGGTCGGCAAATGATGTATATGCACTTTCAGGCAATAGGTTTAAATTATCAATGGCTTGAGGTTAACGCACAGCACGCGTTTATGCGCGACGAAGGCGAGCGTTATGACCCTGCGTTAGCGTTGGAGATGTATTCCAAAGCGCAGCAATTTTTTCAGCGTACCTTGGCGTAG